One window from the genome of Thalassospira xiamenensis M-5 = DSM 17429 encodes:
- the hemB gene encoding porphobilinogen synthase, which translates to MAKTVTYGTFPRTRLRRTRMSDWSRRMVAETRLTAHDLILPVFVIDGKNERTPIPSMPGVERQSVDVLVETAKHAQKLGIPALALFPYIDASLKTKDAREAYNPDNVVCRATKAIKDACPNLGVITDVALDPFNADGQDGIVINGEILNDETTEALVRQALVQAQAGCDVVAPSDMMDGRIGAIRDVLESEGLKKVQIMAYAAKYASSFYGPFRDAIGSASALGKADKKTYQLDPANSSEAMREVAYDLEEGADSVIVKPGLPYLDVLYRVREEFGVPVFAYQVSGEYAMLRAAAQNGWLDYLGCAIETLSCFKRAGASGILTYSAIDVAEAI; encoded by the coding sequence ATGGCCAAAACAGTCACCTATGGCACTTTCCCGCGCACCCGCCTTCGCCGGACCCGCATGAGCGACTGGTCGCGTCGCATGGTGGCGGAAACCCGATTGACCGCACATGATCTGATCCTGCCGGTGTTTGTGATTGACGGCAAAAACGAACGGACACCGATCCCATCAATGCCCGGTGTCGAACGACAAAGCGTTGACGTGCTTGTTGAAACGGCAAAACATGCGCAAAAGCTTGGCATACCTGCCCTTGCGCTTTTCCCGTATATTGATGCCAGCCTCAAAACCAAGGATGCGCGCGAAGCATATAATCCCGACAATGTGGTTTGCCGTGCGACAAAGGCGATCAAAGACGCCTGCCCCAATCTTGGTGTCATTACCGACGTTGCCCTTGATCCGTTCAATGCGGATGGTCAGGACGGGATCGTGATTAACGGTGAAATCCTTAATGACGAAACGACCGAGGCCCTTGTGCGCCAGGCACTGGTTCAGGCACAGGCCGGATGCGATGTCGTCGCCCCGTCCGACATGATGGATGGCCGTATCGGTGCCATTCGTGATGTTCTGGAATCCGAAGGGCTTAAAAAGGTCCAGATCATGGCCTATGCGGCAAAGTACGCCTCGTCCTTCTATGGCCCGTTCCGCGATGCAATCGGATCGGCTTCTGCCTTGGGCAAGGCGGACAAGAAAACCTACCAGCTTGACCCCGCCAATAGCAGCGAAGCGATGCGCGAAGTTGCCTATGATCTTGAGGAAGGTGCCGACTCCGTCATTGTGAAACCCGGCCTGCCATATCTTGACGTTCTGTATCGGGTGCGTGAGGAATTTGGCGTCCCTGTTTTCGCCTATCAGGTATCGGGTGAATACGCAATGTTGCGGGCTGCGGCCCAGAATGGCTGGCTTGATTATCTTGGCTGCGCCATTGAAACGCTATCCTGTTTCAAACGTGCCGGCGCGTCAGGAATCCTGACATACAGTGCAATTGACGTTGCCGAGGCCATTTAA
- a CDS encoding HAD-IIA family hydrolase, with the protein MSINRPKLSFEQAIAAYLQYAPRLPQVDPASVPAKTQYVGNLLEIADQFDLIVFDAFGVLNSGPQAIPGAVEAVATLQKSGKKLAVVTNDASSSAEAILARHRGRGFDFNTTNLISSQQFVAPMMETYRDLSHWGAMAPGHWPFDILPGRVEPLGADRALYDAVDGFVLIDSENWSDIQQNHLEESLAANPRPILVGNPDICAPMGAFLSVESGYFAHKAADRCNVIPDCVGKPYGHVFDEVLHRHPDISRDRVLMVGDTIHTDVLGGLAAGIKTLLVHQGGFLDGQDDIESLFEKSGLRPHFCARAIGHGLAVPDAENEACCA; encoded by the coding sequence ATGAGTATCAACCGCCCGAAGCTCAGCTTTGAGCAGGCAATCGCCGCTTATCTGCAATATGCGCCGCGTTTGCCGCAGGTTGATCCGGCATCTGTTCCTGCAAAAACACAGTATGTTGGAAACCTTCTGGAAATCGCGGACCAATTTGATCTGATCGTGTTCGATGCTTTTGGTGTGCTCAACAGCGGGCCGCAAGCCATTCCCGGCGCGGTTGAAGCCGTTGCAACCCTTCAGAAATCGGGAAAGAAACTTGCCGTTGTCACCAATGATGCATCGAGTTCAGCCGAGGCAATCCTTGCACGGCATCGCGGGCGCGGGTTCGATTTCAACACGACAAACCTGATCAGCAGCCAGCAATTCGTGGCCCCGATGATGGAAACCTACAGGGATCTGTCCCATTGGGGGGCCATGGCACCTGGCCACTGGCCATTTGATATCCTGCCGGGCAGGGTGGAACCGCTTGGCGCGGATCGCGCGCTTTATGATGCGGTTGATGGCTTTGTTCTTATTGATTCTGAAAACTGGTCCGATATCCAGCAGAATCATCTGGAAGAAAGCCTTGCCGCCAATCCGCGCCCCATTCTGGTCGGCAATCCCGATATCTGCGCGCCGATGGGGGCATTCCTGTCGGTTGAGTCCGGATATTTCGCCCATAAGGCAGCGGATCGTTGCAATGTAATACCTGATTGCGTCGGCAAGCCCTACGGTCACGTGTTTGATGAAGTCCTGCACCGTCATCCCGATATCAGCCGGGATCGGGTCCTGATGGTGGGTGATACAATCCATACCGATGTGCTGGGCGGGCTGGCAGCCGGCATCAAGACACTTCTGGTGCATCAGGGGGGATTCCTCGATGGTCAGGACGATATCGAAAGCCTGTTTGAAAAGTCGGGTCTGCGTCCGCATTTTTGTGCGCGCGCCATCGGTCATGGTCTTGCCGTGCCAGATGCAGAAAATGAAGCCTGTTGCGCCTGA